One Pseudomonas sp. HOU2 genomic window carries:
- a CDS encoding pyridoxamine 5'-phosphate oxidase family protein has protein sequence MERSPWHAGEQQLQAHVGVAERMEAFGRKVIRDWMPDQHRAFYEQLPFMLYGAVDADGRPWASVLEGAPGFAHSPDPEHLHFASQPAADDPAQLRNGEPIGLLGIELHTRRRNRLNGHVDNLTVQGFEVSVDQAFGNCPQYIQLRQFQRVPLSDPQTRPTQHGDGLDDAARVMIESADTFFVASYVDADGQRAVDVSHRGGQAGFVRVEGNRLTIPDFAGNLHFNTLGNLLLNPKAGLLFIDFSTGDVLQLSGRTEIILEGPQIEAFQGAERLWTFEVERLVRRPAALALRWRFDGMSPTSLLTGTWAQADARLQAKALGDRWRPLRVTRIERESQHIRSIYLQPDDGAGMPVFQAGQHLPLRFTLNGETHIRTYSLSSAPSDDFLRISVKREGLISGHLHQQIRVGDILEARAPQGHFTVAPLEQRPLVLLAAGVGITPLLSMLREVVYQGLRTRRIRPTWLLQSSRSLADQPFRQELDRLLETAGDSVRVIRLLSQPEADVHEGEDFDRHGRIDSALLRDLLEVEDYDQIDFAVCGPGAFTQSIYDSLRELDIRDARIHAETFGPSTLKRQPDLDALVIEQPPAAITSVPVMFERSAKEARWQPDGGSLLELAESRGLRPEFSCRGGSCGTCKTRLISGAVNYPQPPADMPEAGQVLICCAVPAQSERPLVLDL, from the coding sequence ATGGAACGTTCACCGTGGCACGCTGGAGAGCAACAACTGCAGGCCCATGTCGGCGTTGCCGAGCGCATGGAGGCCTTCGGCCGAAAAGTGATTCGCGACTGGATGCCGGACCAGCACCGCGCATTTTATGAGCAATTACCGTTCATGCTGTACGGCGCGGTCGATGCTGACGGGCGTCCATGGGCCAGCGTGCTCGAAGGCGCGCCGGGGTTTGCTCATTCGCCTGATCCCGAGCACCTGCACTTCGCCAGCCAACCCGCTGCTGATGATCCGGCGCAATTGCGCAATGGCGAGCCGATCGGGTTGCTCGGCATTGAGTTGCATACCCGCCGCCGCAATCGCCTCAACGGTCATGTCGACAATCTGACCGTGCAGGGTTTCGAGGTGAGCGTGGATCAGGCTTTCGGCAACTGTCCGCAATACATTCAACTGCGTCAGTTCCAGCGCGTGCCGCTGAGCGATCCGCAGACGCGGCCAACGCAGCACGGCGACGGTCTTGATGATGCGGCCAGAGTCATGATCGAGAGCGCCGACACTTTCTTTGTCGCCAGTTACGTCGATGCGGACGGACAGCGTGCGGTGGATGTTTCCCATCGTGGCGGGCAGGCCGGGTTTGTCCGGGTTGAAGGTAATCGTCTGACCATCCCGGATTTTGCCGGCAACCTGCATTTCAATACGCTCGGCAATCTGCTGCTCAATCCCAAGGCGGGCCTGCTGTTCATCGACTTTTCCACAGGCGATGTGCTGCAACTGAGCGGGCGGACCGAGATCATCCTTGAAGGGCCGCAGATCGAAGCGTTCCAGGGCGCCGAGCGCCTGTGGACATTCGAGGTAGAGAGGCTGGTGCGGCGCCCGGCGGCGTTGGCTTTGCGCTGGCGCTTCGACGGCATGTCGCCCACCAGCCTGTTGACCGGCACCTGGGCTCAGGCCGATGCACGCTTGCAGGCCAAGGCATTGGGTGACCGCTGGCGGCCGCTGCGGGTGACCCGCATCGAAAGGGAGAGCCAGCACATCCGCTCGATCTATCTGCAACCGGACGACGGCGCGGGGATGCCGGTGTTTCAGGCCGGGCAGCACCTGCCGCTGCGCTTCACCCTGAACGGTGAAACGCATATCCGTACTTACAGCCTGTCGAGTGCGCCATCGGATGATTTCCTGCGCATCAGTGTGAAACGCGAGGGCTTGATCTCAGGCCATTTGCACCAGCAGATCCGGGTCGGCGATATCCTCGAGGCGCGGGCGCCACAGGGGCACTTCACCGTGGCACCGCTGGAACAGCGGCCGCTGGTGCTGCTGGCGGCGGGGGTTGGCATTACACCGTTGCTGTCGATGCTGCGCGAGGTGGTGTACCAAGGCCTGCGCACCCGGCGGATTCGGCCGACGTGGTTGCTGCAGAGTTCACGCAGCCTGGCCGATCAGCCGTTTCGCCAAGAGCTGGATCGCTTGCTGGAAACTGCTGGCGATTCGGTACGGGTGATTCGCCTGCTCAGCCAGCCGGAAGCCGATGTGCACGAGGGCGAGGATTTCGACCGCCATGGGCGCATTGATAGCGCATTGCTGCGCGATCTGCTGGAGGTCGAGGACTACGACCAGATCGATTTTGCTGTCTGTGGTCCCGGCGCCTTTACCCAAAGTATCTACGACAGCCTGCGTGAGCTGGACATTCGCGACGCGCGGATCCATGCCGAAACCTTCGGCCCGTCGACGCTCAAGCGCCAGCCCGACCTGGATGCGCTGGTCATCGAGCAACCACCCGCAGCCATCACGTCAGTGCCGGTGATGTTCGAACGCTCTGCCAAGGAAGCGCGCTGGCAGCCGGACGGCGGCAGTCTGCTGGAGCTCGCAGAAAGCCGTGGCCTGCGCCCCGAGTTCAGTTGCCGTGGAGGTTCGTGCGGCACCTGCAAGACGCGGTTGATCAGTGGCGCGGTGAATTATCCACAGCCACCGGCAGACATGCCGGAAGCGGGGCAGGTGCTGATTTGCTGCGCGGTGCCGGCGCAGAGTGAGCGGCCGTTGGTGCTGGATCTGTAA
- a CDS encoding glutathione S-transferase, giving the protein MQAIKLYNFPRSGHAHRVELMLSLLQLPTELILVDLAKGEHKQPAYLAINSFGQVPAIDDDGVVLADSNAILVYLAQKYGHGRWLPTDPVGAARVQRWLSAAAGPIAFGPAAARLVTVFGAQLNAEEAITRAHNLLKVMEVELGKTPYLAGSEPTIADVSAYSYIAHAPEGNVSLDDYANVRAWLARVEALPGFVGMPRTVAGLQKTA; this is encoded by the coding sequence ATGCAAGCGATCAAACTCTACAACTTCCCGCGTTCCGGCCACGCCCATCGCGTGGAGCTGATGTTATCCCTGCTGCAACTGCCGACCGAGCTGATCCTGGTCGATCTGGCCAAGGGTGAGCACAAGCAGCCGGCATATCTGGCGATCAACAGTTTCGGTCAGGTGCCGGCGATCGACGATGACGGTGTGGTGCTGGCCGACTCCAACGCGATTCTGGTGTATCTGGCGCAGAAGTACGGCCACGGCCGTTGGCTGCCAACCGATCCGGTCGGTGCGGCACGGGTGCAGCGCTGGTTATCGGCCGCTGCCGGGCCGATTGCTTTCGGACCTGCTGCTGCACGATTGGTGACGGTGTTTGGCGCACAGTTGAATGCTGAAGAAGCGATTACCCGTGCGCACAACCTGCTCAAGGTGATGGAGGTGGAGCTGGGCAAAACCCCGTACCTGGCCGGCAGCGAACCCACCATCGCTGACGTGTCCGCCTACAGCTACATCGCCCATGCGCCGGAAGGCAATGTGTCGCTGGACGACTACGCCAACGTGCGTGCCTGGCTGGCGCGTGTCGAAGCCTTGCCCGGTTTTGTCGGCATGCCGCGCACGGTCGCCGGTCTGCAGAAGACGGCCTGA
- a CDS encoding LysR family transcriptional regulator — MDRFQEMQIFATVAQEQGFSAAARRLGLSAASVTRAVAALEQRIGTQLLIRTTRTVHLSEAGQRYLEDCRRILAEVQEAEDSAAGSHAQPRGQLTVTAPVLFGELFVTPLMAAYLTQYPDVSINALLVDRVVSMVEEGIDVAVRIGELPDSNQHAIRVGEVRRVICGSPAYLARHGRPAHPQALAGAPVVATSAIGQLRNWPFMDQGEALSVRPEPRLVVTANQAAITAACLGLGLTRVLSYQVAGKVASGELEIVLADFELPPLPIHVVYQGGRKAPVRVRSFVDHAVKALREHPALQNAALFHPVK, encoded by the coding sequence ATGGACCGCTTCCAGGAAATGCAGATCTTCGCCACCGTGGCCCAGGAACAGGGTTTCTCGGCGGCGGCGCGACGTCTTGGTTTGTCCGCGGCCAGTGTCACCCGCGCCGTGGCGGCGCTGGAGCAGCGCATCGGTACGCAGTTGCTGATTCGCACCACGCGCACTGTGCACCTGAGTGAGGCTGGGCAGCGTTATCTGGAAGATTGTCGGAGAATTCTCGCCGAGGTGCAGGAAGCCGAGGATTCGGCGGCGGGCAGTCACGCCCAGCCCCGCGGGCAATTGACGGTGACTGCGCCGGTATTGTTCGGCGAGCTGTTTGTCACACCGCTGATGGCGGCTTATCTGACGCAATACCCGGACGTTTCGATCAATGCGCTGTTGGTCGATCGGGTGGTGAGCATGGTCGAGGAGGGCATCGATGTCGCGGTGCGCATCGGTGAGTTGCCGGACAGCAATCAGCACGCGATCCGGGTCGGCGAAGTACGGCGGGTGATCTGTGGTTCGCCGGCCTATCTGGCTCGACACGGCCGTCCCGCGCATCCGCAGGCACTGGCCGGTGCGCCGGTGGTGGCGACCTCGGCCATCGGCCAGTTACGCAACTGGCCGTTTATGGATCAGGGCGAAGCGCTCAGCGTGCGACCCGAGCCTCGGCTGGTGGTCACCGCCAACCAGGCGGCGATTACTGCGGCCTGCCTGGGGTTGGGACTGACGCGAGTGTTGTCCTATCAAGTCGCCGGCAAGGTGGCCTCCGGTGAACTGGAAATTGTCCTCGCCGATTTCGAACTGCCACCGCTGCCGATTCATGTGGTGTATCAGGGCGGACGCAAGGCGCCGGTGCGGGTGCGCAGTTTTGTCGACCATGCGGTGAAGGCCTTGCGCGAGCATCCGGCGCTGCAGAACGCTGCGTTATTTCATCCAGTGAAATAA
- the glmS gene encoding glutamine--fructose-6-phosphate transaminase (isomerizing), which produces MCGIVGAVAERNITAILLEGLKRLEYRGYDSAGVAVFTNDEKLERMRRPGKVSELEAALAAQPLVGRLGIAHTRWATHGAPCERNAHPHFSGDIAVVHNGIIENHEALREQLKALGYVFTSDTDTEVIAHLLSHKLKDQPDLTVALKATVKELHGAYGLAVINAQQPDRLVAARSGSPLVIGLGLGENFLASDQLALRQVTDRFMYLEEGDIAEIRRDNVQIWDVNGNAVERQTVQYSDGAEAADKGEFRHYMLKEIHEQPVVVQRTLEGRLSNNQVLVQAFGPQAAELFAKVRNVQIVACGTSYHAGMVARYWLEELAGIPCQVEVASEFRYRKVVVQPDTLFVTISQSGETADTLAALRNAKELGFLASLAICNVGISSLVRESDLTLLTQAGREIGVASTKAFTTQLVGLLLLTLSLGQVRGTLGKDVEATLVEELRRLPTRLGEALAMDSTVEKIAELFAEKNHTLFLGRGAQFPVAMEGALKLKEISYIHAEAYPAGELKHGPLALVDNDMPVVTVAPNNELLEKLKSNLQEVRARGGELIVFADEKAGMTNGEGTHVVQMPHIHDILSPILYTVPLQLLSYYVAVLKGTDVDQPRNLAKSVTVE; this is translated from the coding sequence ATGTGTGGAATTGTCGGCGCAGTAGCTGAACGTAATATCACCGCCATCCTGCTTGAAGGCCTCAAGCGCCTTGAATACCGCGGCTATGACAGCGCCGGTGTGGCAGTTTTCACCAACGATGAAAAGCTCGAGCGCATGCGCCGTCCGGGCAAGGTCAGCGAGCTGGAAGCGGCGCTGGCCGCACAGCCGCTGGTTGGCCGTCTCGGTATCGCCCACACCCGTTGGGCGACCCACGGTGCACCTTGCGAGCGCAACGCGCACCCGCATTTCTCCGGTGATATCGCCGTGGTGCACAACGGCATCATCGAGAACCACGAAGCCCTGCGTGAGCAACTGAAAGCGCTGGGTTACGTGTTCACTTCGGACACTGACACCGAAGTCATCGCGCACCTGCTGAGCCATAAACTCAAGGATCAGCCTGACCTGACCGTCGCGCTGAAAGCCACGGTCAAGGAACTGCACGGTGCCTACGGTCTGGCCGTGATCAACGCACAACAGCCGGATCGCCTGGTTGCCGCGCGCAGTGGCAGCCCGTTGGTGATCGGTCTGGGCCTGGGCGAGAACTTCCTCGCCTCCGACCAGTTGGCCCTGCGCCAGGTGACTGACCGCTTCATGTACCTGGAAGAAGGCGATATCGCTGAAATTCGCCGCGATAACGTGCAGATCTGGGACGTCAACGGCAACGCCGTCGAGCGCCAGACCGTACAGTACAGCGACGGTGCCGAAGCCGCCGACAAGGGCGAATTCCGTCACTACATGCTTAAGGAAATCCACGAACAGCCGGTCGTGGTGCAGCGTACCCTCGAAGGTCGCCTGAGCAACAATCAAGTACTGGTGCAGGCCTTCGGTCCACAGGCTGCCGAACTGTTCGCCAAAGTGCGCAACGTGCAGATCGTCGCCTGCGGTACCAGTTACCACGCCGGCATGGTTGCGCGTTACTGGCTCGAAGAACTGGCTGGTATTCCGTGCCAGGTCGAAGTCGCCAGCGAATTCCGCTACCGCAAGGTGGTGGTGCAGCCGGACACCCTGTTCGTCACCATCTCCCAGTCCGGCGAAACCGCCGACACCCTGGCTGCGCTGCGCAACGCCAAAGAGCTGGGCTTCCTCGCCAGCTTGGCGATCTGCAACGTCGGCATCAGCTCGCTGGTGCGTGAGTCCGACCTGACTTTGCTGACCCAGGCCGGTCGCGAAATCGGTGTGGCTTCGACCAAAGCCTTCACCACACAACTGGTCGGCCTGTTGCTGCTGACCCTGTCTCTGGGTCAGGTCCGCGGCACGCTCGGCAAAGACGTTGAAGCCACGCTGGTGGAAGAATTGCGTCGTCTGCCGACCCGTCTGGGCGAAGCGCTGGCGATGGACAGCACCGTGGAAAAAATCGCCGAGCTGTTCGCCGAGAAGAATCACACCCTGTTCCTCGGCCGTGGCGCGCAATTCCCGGTGGCGATGGAGGGCGCCTTGAAGCTCAAGGAAATCTCCTACATCCACGCCGAAGCCTATCCGGCCGGTGAGCTGAAGCACGGACCGCTGGCGCTTGTGGATAACGACATGCCGGTGGTCACCGTGGCGCCAAACAACGAACTGCTGGAGAAGCTCAAGTCCAACCTGCAGGAAGTCCGCGCCCGTGGTGGTGAACTGATCGTGTTCGCTGACGAGAAGGCCGGGATGACCAACGGCGAAGGCACCCACGTGGTGCAGATGCCGCACATCCACGACATCCTTTCGCCGATCTTGTACACCGTCCCGCTCCAGCTGCTGTCGTACTACGTCGCCGTGCTCAAGGGCACCGACGTCGACCAGCCGCGCAACCTGGCGAAGTCGGTGACGGTGGAATAA
- a CDS encoding DeoR/GlpR family DNA-binding transcription regulator, giving the protein MSKRNTPQRRHNILALLNEQGEVSVDELAKRFETSEVTIRKDLAALESHGLLLRRYGGAITMPQELVAEPGQSVSKYKQAIARAAVKRIREHARIIIDSGSTTAAMIPELGQQPGLVVMTNSLHVANALSELEHEPVLLMTGGTWDPHSESFQGQVAEQVLRSYDFDQLFIGADGIDLVRGTTTFNELLGLSRVMADVAREVIVMVEADKIGRKIPNLELPWSSVHTLITDDRLPEDARDQIQARGITVICAAVSQEK; this is encoded by the coding sequence ATGTCGAAACGCAACACGCCCCAACGCCGGCACAACATCCTCGCCTTGCTCAATGAGCAGGGCGAAGTCAGTGTGGATGAACTGGCCAAGCGCTTCGAAACCTCGGAAGTTACGATCCGCAAGGATCTGGCTGCGCTGGAAAGCCATGGTCTGTTGCTGCGCCGTTACGGCGGGGCGATCACCATGCCGCAGGAACTGGTCGCAGAACCCGGCCAAAGCGTTTCGAAGTACAAACAGGCGATTGCCCGTGCTGCCGTCAAACGCATCCGCGAACACGCCCGCATCATCATCGACAGTGGCAGCACCACTGCCGCGATGATTCCCGAACTTGGCCAGCAGCCGGGTCTGGTGGTCATGACCAACTCCCTGCATGTCGCCAACGCCTTGAGCGAACTCGAACACGAGCCGGTGCTGCTGATGACCGGCGGCACCTGGGATCCACATTCGGAGTCCTTTCAGGGCCAGGTCGCCGAGCAGGTACTACGCTCTTACGACTTCGACCAGTTGTTCATTGGCGCCGATGGTATCGATCTGGTGCGCGGCACCACCACGTTCAACGAGTTGCTCGGTCTGAGCCGGGTGATGGCCGACGTGGCGCGGGAAGTGATCGTGATGGTCGAGGCCGACAAGATCGGCCGCAAGATTCCCAACCTGGAGCTGCCGTGGAGCAGCGTTCATACCCTCATTACCGATGATCGCCTGCCTGAAGATGCGCGCGATCAGATTCAGGCCCGCGGTATCACCGTGATTTGCGCGGCTGTCAGTCAGGAGAAATAA
- the glmU gene encoding bifunctional UDP-N-acetylglucosamine diphosphorylase/glucosamine-1-phosphate N-acetyltransferase GlmU: MSLEIVILAAGQGTRMRSALPKVLHPVAGNSMLGHVIHSARQLDPQRIHVVIGHGADVVRERLAADDLNFVLQDQQLGTGHATAQAVPFISADTVLILYGDVPLIEVETLQRLLKHVVPGQMGLLTVELEDPTGYGRIVRNADGKVAAIVEHKDASEAQRAITEGNTGILAVPANRLADWMSRLSNNNAQGEYYLTDVIEMAVSDGLVVATEQPHDPMEVQGANDRKQLSELERHYQLRAGRRLMAQGVTLRDPARFDVRGEVTVGRDVLIDVNVILEGNVVIEDDVVIGPNCVIKDSTLRKGVVIKANSHIEGAILGEGSDAGPFARLRPGTVLEARAHVGNFVELKNARMGEGAKAGHLTYLGDAEIGARTNIGAGTITCNYDGANKWKTVLGEDVFIGSNNSLVAPVDISSGATTAAGSTITQNVDNAQLAVGRARQKNIDGWKRPEKIKKS; this comes from the coding sequence ATGTCTCTCGAAATCGTTATCCTCGCGGCAGGTCAAGGTACCCGTATGCGTTCGGCGTTGCCGAAAGTGCTGCACCCGGTTGCCGGCAATTCCATGCTTGGGCATGTTATCCACAGCGCACGGCAGCTCGATCCACAACGCATTCATGTGGTGATCGGCCACGGTGCCGATGTGGTACGTGAGCGTCTGGCGGCGGACGATCTGAATTTCGTGCTGCAGGACCAGCAATTGGGCACTGGTCATGCAACCGCTCAGGCTGTGCCGTTCATCAGCGCCGACACCGTGCTGATTCTCTACGGCGACGTGCCGTTGATCGAAGTTGAAACCCTGCAGCGCCTGCTCAAGCACGTCGTACCGGGCCAGATGGGCCTGCTGACCGTCGAGCTGGAAGACCCGACCGGTTACGGCCGCATCGTGCGCAACGCTGACGGGAAGGTCGCTGCCATCGTCGAGCATAAAGATGCCAGCGAAGCCCAGCGCGCAATCACTGAAGGCAACACCGGCATTCTCGCCGTCCCGGCCAATCGCCTGGCCGACTGGATGAGCCGCCTGTCGAATAACAACGCACAGGGCGAGTACTACCTGACCGACGTGATCGAAATGGCGGTCAGCGATGGTTTGGTAGTAGCCACCGAACAACCGCACGACCCGATGGAAGTGCAGGGCGCCAACGATCGCAAGCAACTCTCCGAGCTCGAGCGGCATTACCAGTTGCGCGCCGGTCGCCGTCTGATGGCGCAAGGCGTGACCCTGCGTGACCCGGCGCGTTTCGATGTGCGTGGCGAAGTCACCGTCGGTCGTGATGTGCTGATCGACGTCAACGTGATTCTCGAAGGTAATGTTGTCATCGAGGACGATGTGGTGATCGGTCCGAACTGCGTGATCAAGGACAGTACCCTGCGCAAAGGCGTGGTGATCAAAGCCAACAGTCACATCGAAGGCGCAATTCTTGGCGAAGGCAGTGATGCCGGTCCATTTGCCCGTCTGCGCCCGGGCACGGTGCTCGAAGCACGTGCGCATGTGGGTAACTTTGTCGAACTGAAAAATGCCCGCATGGGCGAGGGCGCCAAGGCCGGGCATCTGACCTATCTGGGCGACGCGGAAATTGGCGCACGAACCAACATTGGCGCGGGCACCATTACCTGCAATTACGATGGCGCCAACAAGTGGAAAACCGTGTTGGGCGAGGACGTGTTCATCGGCTCCAACAACTCGTTGGTCGCGCCTGTGGATATCTCGTCGGGGGCAACCACTGCGGCTGGCTCGACCATTACGCAGAATGTGGATAACGCGCAGTTGGCTGTTGGTCGGGCGCGGCAGAAAAATATCGACGGCTGGAAGCGTCCGGAGAAGATCAAGAAGAGCTGA
- a CDS encoding F0F1 ATP synthase subunit epsilon, translating into MAMTVHCDIVSAEGEIFSGLVEMVIAHGALGDLGIALGHAPLITNLKPGPIRLIKQGGEAEVFYISGGFLEVQPNMVKVLADTVQRAADLDEAQAQAALKAAEAALHEKSADFDYGAASARLAEAAAQLRTVQQIRKKFGG; encoded by the coding sequence ATGGCTATGACAGTCCATTGCGATATCGTCAGCGCGGAAGGGGAAATCTTTTCCGGCCTGGTCGAGATGGTGATTGCGCACGGTGCACTGGGTGATCTTGGTATCGCTCTGGGTCACGCGCCGCTGATCACTAATCTGAAGCCAGGTCCGATCCGCCTGATCAAGCAAGGCGGGGAAGCCGAGGTGTTCTACATCTCCGGTGGTTTCCTCGAGGTTCAGCCGAACATGGTCAAGGTGCTTGCCGATACCGTGCAACGTGCCGCCGACCTGGATGAAGCTCAAGCCCAGGCAGCTCTCAAGGCTGCCGAAGCTGCTCTGCACGAGAAGAGCGCAGATTTCGACTACGGAGCTGCGTCCGCACGTCTGGCCGAGGCTGCAGCTCAGCTGCGCACCGTCCAGCAGATCCGCAAGAAGTTTGGCGGTTAA
- the atpD gene encoding F0F1 ATP synthase subunit beta, giving the protein MSSGRIVQIIGAVIDVEFPRDSVPSIYNALKVMSAAETTLEVQQQLGDGVVRTIAMGSTEGLKRGLEVTDSGAAISVPVGKATLGRIMDVLGNPIDEAGPIDTEERWGIHRPAPSFAEQAGGNDLLETGIKVIDLVCPFAKGGKVGLFGGAGVGKTVNMMELIRNIAIEHSGYSVFAGVGERTREGNDFYHEMKDSNVLDKVALVYGQMNEPPGNRLRVALTGLTMAEKFRDEGNDVLLFVDNIYRYTLAGTEVSALLGRMPSAVGYQPTLAEEMGVLQERITSTKEGSITSIQAVYVPADDLTDPSPATTFAHLDATVVLSRDIASLGIYPAVDPLDSTSRQLDPNVIGQDHYDTARGVQYVLQRYKELKDIIAILGMDELSEADKQLVNRARKIQRFLSQPFFVAEVFTGASGKYVSLKDTIAGFKGILNGDYDHLPEQAFYMVGGIEEAIEKAKKL; this is encoded by the coding sequence ATGAGTAGCGGACGTATCGTTCAAATCATCGGCGCCGTTATCGACGTGGAATTTCCACGCGACAGCGTACCGAGCATCTACAACGCGCTGAAAGTAATGAGCGCGGCCGAAACCACTCTGGAAGTTCAGCAACAGCTGGGCGACGGCGTGGTTCGCACCATTGCGATGGGTTCCACCGAGGGCTTGAAGCGCGGTCTGGAAGTTACCGATTCCGGCGCAGCCATCTCCGTACCGGTCGGTAAAGCGACCCTGGGCCGGATCATGGACGTTCTGGGTAACCCGATCGACGAAGCCGGTCCGATCGACACCGAAGAGCGTTGGGGCATTCACCGTCCAGCGCCGTCGTTCGCTGAACAGGCAGGCGGCAACGACCTGCTGGAAACCGGCATCAAGGTTATCGACCTGGTTTGCCCGTTTGCCAAAGGCGGTAAAGTCGGTCTGTTCGGTGGTGCCGGTGTAGGCAAAACCGTAAACATGATGGAACTGATCCGTAACATCGCCATCGAGCACAGCGGTTATTCCGTGTTCGCCGGTGTGGGTGAGCGTACTCGTGAGGGTAACGACTTCTACCACGAGATGAAGGATTCCAACGTTCTGGACAAAGTGGCACTGGTTTACGGTCAGATGAACGAGCCGCCGGGTAACCGTCTGCGCGTAGCACTGACCGGCCTGACCATGGCCGAGAAGTTCCGTGACGAAGGTAACGACGTTCTGCTGTTCGTCGACAACATCTATCGTTACACCCTGGCCGGTACTGAAGTATCCGCACTGCTGGGCCGTATGCCTTCCGCAGTAGGTTACCAGCCGACTCTGGCTGAAGAGATGGGCGTTCTGCAAGAACGTATCACTTCGACCAAAGAAGGTTCGATCACCTCGATCCAAGCGGTATACGTACCTGCGGACGACTTGACCGACCCGTCGCCAGCGACCACCTTCGCCCACCTGGACGCCACCGTCGTTCTGTCCCGTGACATCGCTTCCCTGGGTATCTACCCAGCGGTAGATCCACTGGATTCGACTTCGCGCCAGCTGGATCCGAACGTAATCGGTCAGGACCACTACGACACCGCTCGCGGCGTTCAGTACGTTCTGCAACGTTACAAAGAGCTGAAAGACATCATCGCGATCCTGGGTATGGACGAGCTGTCGGAAGCCGACAAACAGTTGGTTAACCGTGCTCGTAAGATCCAGCGCTTCTTGTCGCAGCCGTTCTTCGTGGCTGAAGTCTTCACCGGTGCTTCGGGTAAATACGTTTCCCTGAAAGACACCATTGCTGGCTTCAAAGGCATCCTCAACGGTGACTACGACCACCTGCCAGAACAAGCGTTCTACATGGTTGGCGGCATCGAAGAAGCGATCGAGAAAGCCAAGAAACTGTAA
- the atpG gene encoding F0F1 ATP synthase subunit gamma has product MAGAKEIRSKIASIKSTQKITSAMEKVAVSKMRKAQMRMAASRPYAERIRQVIGHLANANPEYRHPFMIDREVKRVGYVVVSSDRGLCGGLNTNLFKALVKDMAVNRENGVEIDLCVVGSKGAAFFRNFGGNVVAAISHLGEEPSINDLIGSVKVMLDAYLDGRIDRLSVVSNKFINTMTQQPTVEQLIPLVATPDQDLKHHWDYLYEPDAKELLDGLMVRYVESQVYQAVVENNAAEQAARMIAMKNATDNAGDLISDLQLIYNKARQAAITQEISEIVGGAAAV; this is encoded by the coding sequence ATGGCAGGCGCAAAAGAGATTCGCAGTAAGATTGCGAGCATCAAAAGCACGCAAAAAATTACCAGCGCCATGGAAAAAGTGGCGGTGAGCAAAATGCGCAAGGCACAAATGCGCATGGCAGCCAGCCGTCCTTATGCGGAGCGTATCCGCCAGGTAATTGGGCATCTGGCCAACGCCAACCCGGAATACCGCCACCCGTTCATGATCGACCGCGAAGTAAAGCGCGTCGGTTATGTCGTCGTGAGCAGTGACCGTGGTCTGTGCGGTGGCTTGAACACCAACCTGTTCAAGGCCCTGGTCAAGGACATGGCGGTAAACCGCGAAAACGGCGTCGAGATTGATCTGTGTGTCGTTGGTAGCAAGGGTGCGGCCTTTTTCCGCAACTTCGGCGGTAACGTCGTTGCAGCTATCAGCCACCTGGGTGAAGAGCCGTCGATCAATGATCTGATCGGCAGCGTCAAGGTGATGCTGGATGCCTACCTGGATGGCCGTATTGACCGCCTGTCCGTGGTGTCCAACAAGTTCATCAACACCATGACGCAACAGCCTACCGTGGAGCAGTTGATTCCACTGGTGGCCACCCCGGATCAGGATCTCAAGCACCACTGGGACTATCTCTACGAACCGGATGCCAAAGAGCTGCTTGACGGCTTGATGGTCCGTTACGTCGAGTCGCAGGTCTACCAGGCGGTGGTCGAGAACAACGCGGCTGAACAAGCTGCGCGGATGATCGCGATGAAGAACGCTACCGACAACGCCGGTGATTTGATCAGCGATTTGCAGCTGATCTACAACAAGGCGCGTCAGGCTGCGATCACCCAAGAGATCTCGGAAATCGTCGGCGGCGCTGCCGCGGTTTAA